In one window of Echeneis naucrates chromosome 17, fEcheNa1.1, whole genome shotgun sequence DNA:
- the eif4g1a gene encoding eukaryotic translation initiation factor 4 gamma 1a has product MNKPPQPITGPSSVPNPAPSPGLTQAAYGPGQPPLVFATPPPQMNSAPQPRQSYYQNRPAMATSAPRVQTSSGPRPVGPAHVYPPSSQMMMISQQQLSFAGSPQGYFIPPPGQYRAPYMPPTQQYPVTSGAPGFYPGTSPAEYPAYAGAYYPAQPQYSPSVQPAPVMINPTQQPQQAPPPQQPPAQSQGPPKRERKPIRIRDPNQGGRDITEEIMSGGRSATTPTPPQAIAEVSPAQTNGEVVQPATTVIRKDETESPASAETPPPPAPLNAELVEAKQETDSQMTPSAELADQSVAPTAATEVPPLLIKDQQSPSPLPSAVASTTPAEVVNKDNTKVCDTVDAPVSPSAPLGAQDAPVKKEEPQATPVPAEKVPEKEEKETEDVKKIEEEQVTSSKLEMPAEVVATETPVNVAQEDMATKTETETEPAVSAQEPAAPQTQNGVPSSVLEPEPTLVETVASPLSNGLPQHIEEMSEEVAFSDTTPLDKPEASQSQESTTVAKTETPAREEEEEEEEEEGKEEEEEEEEEEKKKKEEEEEEKEEKEEEEENEKSEDAPPASISCPTEESTMQAVMSVPKKRKNMKEIKKKEAIGDLLDAFTEEQNAKPVSEPLSTQADPVPVAPAELPTEAADETWEEKEDKQNTEPDQPKTTPEPTEQKYQYKEENWKPINPEEKKRYDREFLLGFQFISASMNKPEGLPTISDVVLDKVNKTPLRPADPARLMSVGPDFTPSYLGNLGSRSVGGPRGPPPGPRRSQQGQRKEPRKIISSMSLNDDVQLNKAEKAWKPSMKKPTRSRGGEEEEETEAGDQEQAKTLELFKRLRSILNKLTPQKFQELMKQVTELTIDTEERLKGAIDLIFEKAISEPNFSVAYANMCRCLMGLKVPTSDKPGLFVNFRKLLLNRCQKEFEKDQDDDEIFEKKQKEMEASKDDEERERLRVELEEARDKARRRSLGNIKFIGELFKLKMLTEAIMHDCVVKLLKNHDEESLECLCRLLSTIGKDLDFEKAKPRMDQYFNQMDKIIKERKTSSRIRFMLQDVLDLRRSNWVPRRGDQGPKTIDQIHKEAEMEEHREQIKVQQQLMSKKESGGGRMGGSMGGRGPHTPGGGRATQAQDEGWNTVPISKNRPIDTTRLSKITKPGALDFNNQLLAPGGKGTWGSWGKGSSGGTGAKPASGEQDSGRPATSTLNRFSALQSGLLLSSADSDRRVPQRSSSSRERGGDRDRGDRERDRFDRFDRSEGREGRDERSSRNQITKRSFSRESQERGGRGGDSRASTEPVRRVASMTDSRDRGSRDRGSRDRGSRDRGSRDRGPGKDVTAKRDSAPTPPPLPKAALSEEEVEKKANAIIEEYLHINDMKEALQCVAELNSTALLYVFVRTGVESTLERSTIAREHMGQLLHELVKAGTLPTQQYYKGLQEILEVADDMAIDIPHIWLYLAELITPMLLEGGIAMGQLFREISKPLVPLEKAAVLLVQILNLLCKEMTQKKVGAMWTEGALKWSDFLPKDEDVNKFVTEQKVDFTTGSGEEIESKEVGKKKALSGEELSKQLDRLLQDKATNQRIIDWVEANLDEQQVASNQLIRALMTSVCQSAIICDNPYRLDAQQIKERAKLLHKYLCDEQKELQALYALQALMVHMEQPANLLRMFFDALYDEDVIKDEAFYKWESSKDPAEQTGKGVALKSVTAFFTWLREPEEESDKE; this is encoded by the exons AGTTACTATCAAAACCGACCAGCCATGGCCACCAGTGCTCCAAGGGTACAGACAAGTAGTGGCCCCCGACCTGTTGGACCTGCTCACGTCTATCCACCTAGttcacagatgatgatgatttccCAGCAGCAGTTGTCTTTCGCTGGCTCACCTCAGGGTTATTTCATCCCCCCCCCTGGACAG TACCGGGCCCCATACATGCCTCCCACTCAGCAGTATCCTGTGACCAGTGGTGCGCCAGGTTTCTATCCAGGAACCAGCCCTGCTGAATATCCTGCTTATG CAGGAGCATACTATCCAGCTCAGCCGCAGTACTCTCCATCTGTCCAGCCTGCGCCGGTCATGATCAACCCCACCCAGCAGCCACAACAAGCCCCACCTCCTCAGCAACCACCGGCACAGTCACAAGGCCCACCAAAGAGAGAACGAAAACCG ATAAGAATACGAGACCCCAACCAAGGCGGGCGTGATATCACAGAGGAGATAATGTCAGGTGGAAGATCCGCCACCACACCGACTCCCCCACAG GCCATAGCAGAGGTGAGTCCTGCACAGACCAACGGTGAAGTTGTACAGCCTGCCACTACAGTAATAAGAAAAG ATGAAACAGAGTCTCCTGCTAGTGCTGAGACCCCTCCACCCCCAGCCCCATTAAACGCAGAACTGGTGGAGGCCAAACAGGAAACGGACAGCCAGATGACACCATCTGCTGAATTAGCTGACCAGTCTGTAGCTCCCACAGCTGCCACAGAGGTGCCACCTCTGTTAATAAAGGACCAGCAGTCTCCCTCTCCCTTACCTTCTGCAGTTGCATCTACTACTCCTGCTGAGGTGGTAAATAAAGACAATACTAAGGTTTGTGACACAGTAGATGCTCCTGTCAGCCCCTCAGCACCATTGGGAGCACAAGATGCACCTGTCAAAAAGGAGGAACCACAGGCAACCCCAGTTCCAGCTGAGAAAGTGccagaaaaggaggaaaaggaaacagaggaTGTGAAGAAAATTGAAGAGGAGCAGGTAACCAGCTCCAAGTTAGAGATGCCTGCTGAGGTTGTAGCAACAGAAACCCCTGTTAATGTGGCACAAGAAGATATGGctacaaaaactgaaactgaaactgagccTGCAGTCTCTGCACAGGAACCTGCTGCTCCACAAACCCAGAACGGTGTCCCAAGCTCTGTCCTTGAACCTGAACCCACACTGGTCGAAACGGTAGCGTCTCCTCTCTCCAATGGCCTTCCTCAGCACATTGAGGAAATGTCTGAGGAAGTGGCATTTTCAGACACTACACCCCTTGACAAGCCTGAAGCTTCTCAATCTCAGGAATCCACAACTGTGGCTAAAACTGAAACACCAGCCcgggaggaggaagaagaggaggaagaggaggaggggaaggaggaggaagaagaagaagaagaggaggagaagaagaagaaggaggaggaggaggaggagaaggaggagaaggaagaggaagaggaaaacgAGAAAAGTGAGGATGCCCCTCCTGCCTCTATTAGCTGCCCTACAGAGGAATCTACTATGCAAG CTGTTATGTCTGTgccaaagaagaggaagaacatgaaggagataaaaaaaaaggaggccaTTGGAGACCTCCTGGATGCCTTCACAGAG GAGCAGAATGCCAAGCCTGTTTCAGAACCCTTGTCTACTCAGGCCGACCCTGTCCCTGTTGCTCCAGCTGAACTTCCCACTGAGGCTGCAGATGAGACgtgggaagagaaagaagacaaGCAGAATACAGAACCTGACCAGCCCAAAACCACACCTGAGCCAACTGAGCAGAAATACCAGTACAAAGAAG AAAATTGGAAGCCAATAAACCCAGAGGAGAAGAAGCGGTACGACAGGGAGTTCCTCCTGGGCTTCCAGTTTATTAGCGCCAGTATGAACAAACCTGAGGGCTTGCCTACCATCAGTGATGTGGTCCTTGACAAG gTAAATAAGACCCCCCTGCGGCCTGCTGACCCAGCTCGACTAATGAGTGTTGGTCCTGATTTCACTCCCTCATATTTGGGGAATCTTGGGAGCAGATCAGTGGGAGGACCTCGAGGCCCA CCTCCTGGACCACGTCGCTCCCAGCAGGGTCAACGTAAAGAACCCAGGAAAATCATCAGCAGCATGTCCCTCAATGATGATGTGCAGCTCAACAAGGCTGAGAAGGCCTGGAAGCCCTCCATGAAGAAGCCAACTCGTAGCCGcggtggtgaagaggaagaagaaacagaagcaggagaCCAAGAACAGGCCAAGACTCTGGAGCTTTTTAAGCGTCTGCGCAGTATCCTCAACAAGCTGACTCCTCAGAAGTTTCAGGAGCTGATGAAGCAGGTGACAGAGCTAACTATAGACACGGAGGAGCGGTTGAAGGGAGCCATTGACCTCATCTTTGAAAAGGCCATCTCAGAGCCGAACTTCTCTGTGGCCTACGCCAACATGTGCCGCTGCCTTATGGGA ttgAAAGTCCCCACTTCAGACAAGCCAGGACTTTTTGTCAACTTCCGTAAATTGTTGCTCAACCGCTGTCAGAAAGAATTTGAGAAGGaccaggatgatgatgagatCTTTGAGAAGAAGCAAAAAGAGATGGAGGCCTCTAAAGAT GACGAAGAGCGTGAACGCTTGAgggtggagctggaggaggccaGAGACAAAGCCCGTCGCCGCTCCCTGGGTAACATTAAGTTCATCGGCGAGCTCTTCAAGCTGAAGATGCTGACAGAGGCCATCATGCATGACTGTGTTGTGAAACTGCTGAAGAATCATGATGAAGAGTCTCTAGAGTGTCTCTGCAGGCTCCTCTCCACTATTGGCAAAGACCTGGACTTTGAAAAGGCCAAG CCTCGAATGGACCAGTATTTCAACCAGATGGACAAGATcatcaaagagagaaagaccTCATCAAGAATTCGCTTCATGCTGCAAGATGTTTTGGACCTTAGAAGG AGTAACTGGGTGCCCCGAAGAGGAGACCAGGGTCCCAAAACAATCGACCAAATCCATAAGGAGGCCGAGATGGAAGAGCACAGGGAACAGATTaaagtccagcagcagctcatgtCCAAGAAAGAGTCAGGAGGGGGCAGGATGGGCGGTAGCATGGGGGGCCGAGGCCCTCACACACCAGGAGGTGGCCGGGCTACCCAGGCTCAGGATGAAGGGTGGAACACAGTGCCCATCTCAAAGAACAGACCCATCGACACCACCCGCCTGAGCAAGATCACTAAG CCTGGTGCGCTGGACTTCAACAATCAACTGCTGGCACCAGGAGGCAAAGGCACATGGGGGAGCTGGGGCAAAGGCAGCAGCGGAGGAACTGGAGCCAAACCAGCAAGTGGAGAGCAGG ATTCAGGTCGTCCAGCTACCAGTACGCTCAACCGTTTCTCAGCCCTGCAGTCTGGTTTATTGTTGTCTTCAGCAGACTCTGATCGCAGAGTTCCTCAGAG GTCAAGCTCCAGTCGTGAGCGTGGTGGTGACAGAGACAGGGGTGACCGCGAGAGGGATCGCTTTGACCGATTTGATCGTAGCGAAGGTCGGGAAGGTCGTGACGAAAGGAGCAGCCGGAACCAAATCACCAAGAGAAGCTTCAGCAGGGAGTCGCAGGAGCGTGGTGGGAGGGGTGGAGACAGCAGGGCCTCAACGGAGCCTGTGCGTCGCGTCGCCAGCATGACTGATAGCCGGGACAGGGGAAGCCGGGACAGGGGAAGCCGGGACAGGGGAAGCCGGGACAGGGGAAGCCGGGACAGGGGTCCAGGCAAAGATGTCACAG ctaaacGTGACAGTgcccccactcctcctcctttgccTAAAGCTGCTttgagtgaggaggaggtggagaagaaggCGAATGCTATCATAGAAGAATACCTCCACATCAATGACATGAAG GAGGCGTTGCAGTGTGTGGCAGAGCTCAACAGCACGGCACTGCTCTATGTGTTTGTGCGGACCGGCGTGGAGTCCACGCTTGAGCGCAGCACCATTGCTAGAGAGCACATGGGCCAGTTGCTGCATGAACTTGTAAAGGCAGGGACATTGCCCACACAGCAGTACTACAAAGG gctaCAAGAGATCCTGGAGGTGGCAGACGATATGGCCATAGATATACCTCACATCTGGCTCTACCTGGCTGAACTCATTACCCCCATGCTCCTTGAGGGAGGCATCGCTATGGGACAGCTCTTTAG GGAGATCTCGAAGCCTCTTGTGCCTCTGGAGAAAGCTGCTGTGTTGCTGGTACAGATCCTCAATTTGCTTTGCAAAGAAATG ACACAGAAAAAGGTGGGAGCCATGTGGACAGAAGGTGCGCTAAAGTGGAGTGATTTCCTGCCAAAAGATGAAGACGTCAACAAGTTTGTCACTGAGCAG aAAGTAGATTTCACCACAGGATCAGGAGAAGAAATAGAGTCAAAGGAAGTGGGCAAGAAGAAGGCCCTAAGTGGAGAAGAGCTCAGCAAACAGTTGGACAGACTTCTGCAGGATAAGGCCACCAACCAGCGCATCATAGACTGGGTTGAG gcTAACTTGGATGAGCAGCAAGTGGCTTCCAACCAGTTAATACGTGCACTGATGACGTCAGTGTGTCAGTCTGCCATCATAT gcgACAACCCCTACAGGTTAGATGCACAGCAGATCAAAGAGAGGGCCAAACTGCTGCACAAGTACCTGTGTGATGAGCAAAAAGAGCTGCAGGCCCTTTACGCCCTCCAGGCTCTGATGGTGCACATGGAGCAGCCTGCAA